The genomic region CTCTTTTTTCTATTGGATGGCGAGGGCAGATTTCTCGACTTCCGGGCGCAAAATCCGTCCGATCTTTATTTGCCGCCTGAAAATTTCATGGGACGACGCGTGAGCGAAGTGATGCCGCCCCAAGTCTCCCGGGATTTTCAGAAAGCCCTCGACAAGTTACGCCGCAGCGAACAAACCGTCACCCAGGAGCTGGAGCTGCCTTTTCCTCAGGGAAAGCGGTGGTTCGAGGCGCACATCAATCAAGTGGCTAACAGCGACGAACTGGTGGTGCTGGTACGCGACATCAGTTCCCGCAAGAACGCCGAAAAGGAAATCCATCGGCTGGCCTATTACGACGCCCTCACCGGTTTGCCCAACCGCCACCTGCTCATGGAGTACTTGCATCACAGTTTGGCCGGGGCGCAGCGCAGTGGCCACATCGGCGCCTTGTTGTTCATTGATTTGGATCAGTTTAAACGGGTCAACGATGCCCGTGGCCATCAAGTGGGCGACCGGGTACTCAAGCAAGTAGGCGCCAGACTCACGCGCTTCCTACGCGAAGGAGACATGGTGGCCCGTTTGGGCGGAGACGAGTTCGTGGTGCTGCTCACCGATCTTGCCGACGAGCGCGAGGCGGCCGCGCACCTGGCCAGATCCGTAGCCCAGAAGGTACGCATCACGCTGCAACCGCCTTTCAATGTAGACGGCGTGGATTATCATATCGGCGCCAGCATCGGCATCACGGTATTTCCCAAGGAAAATGAGAATTGCGACGACCTGCTTCGGGAAGCCGATACCGCCATGTACCAAGCCAAGGAAGCGGGACGCGGCGGCGTGCTCTACTTCGAGCCGAACATGCAACGGGAGGTCCGGGAGCGCTTGGCCTTGGAGCAGGATCTCCATCGTGCCGTGGATGCCGATGAACTGGTGTTGTTCCTCCAACCCCAAGTGGACCGCAACATGCGCCTCAAAGGAGCGGAAGTCTTGCTTCGCTGGCGGCATCCCGAGCGTGGGCTCGTCTCTCCCATCACTTTCATTCCCATCGCCGAGGAATCGGGCCTCATCCAAAATCTCGGAGATTGGGTATTTGGCGAGACGGCCCGTTTACTCAAGCATTTCGACGATACCGGCCATCCGCTGCGTCTAGCGGTAAACGTCAGCCCCCGCCAATTCCGAGCGCCCAACTTCGTGGACCGACTGCGCTCCACCCTACTGCACTCCGGAGCCGATCCCAACCACCTGGTGCTGGAAGTCACCGAAAACCTGGTTATCGAAGACATTCACGATACCATCGCCAAAATGGAGGAGCTACGCACCTTGGGCATTCACTTCGCCATTGACGACTTCGGCACCGGCTACTCTTCCCTGGCCTATCTGAAACGATTACCGCTCAAAGAGCTTAAAATCGACCGCACCTTTACCCAAGATCTGCCCGACGACCTCAACGATGCCGCCTTGGTGGAAACCATTTTGTCGGTGGCTCGCCACCTGAATCTGGAAGTGGTCGCCGAGGGGGTAGAAACCCGGATTCAGCGGGACTTTCTCGAAGAACGCGGCTGCATCTATTTCCAAGGATATCTGTTCGACCGACCTTTGCCTTGGGAAGAATTCATCGCCAAGTGGAGAATTTGATTCCCCTGTCGAGGGAACTCCATATATTAATAAAGTATGCGGAACTCCCTCCAATGGTCCTCACTTTCGCCAACACTGAAACTTGTATTTCACCTGGGGTTGGGGAGGAAAACCCACTACCTGAAAACGCCGGACAAGCTCAGCGCCACGTGCACATCCACTGGGACAAGGATCGCTCACCGAATCCCCGGGTTCTACCCACCCTGTCCAAGCGGTTCCGCAATCGACCTTACCGGATAGCTGTGGATCCGCCGACCTCACTCTCGGAGCGGGTGGGGTTGACGCTGAAGCCAACATCTCTTCGGTAACCGAAACCGTCGGTTGTACTTGATAAACCGCGACAGTGACCAGGACCCCGAAGAAGAGAAACATCATCATGACCGCATAGAGTTTGGTGCGGGGATTGTCCACGGATCTGAATAAGGCAATGACAACACTCCCGGCAACCAAGATAATCAACCCAATAATACCCAATGGCGAGGTCACGGCATACTTGAAGACCGCCGTCCAAGCTTCTAGCATAGTTGCAGATTGATCCGGCATCTCTCCCTCTCTGAGATTGATAGATCGTCAAAACAGTAGCACTCATTCGGGCGAAAAAGTAGTCTCCTTTTTCAATATCTCGATCGGGATAAGAAAAAGCTAGAACAATCTGCCGAACTTGGCCGCATCGGTGTAGGATTAGCCCAAAGTCGGGACTTTGCCCTAACCACTGGCAGCTCGAAATCATCCCCCATATAATTGAAAACTTTTATCAATCGTAAATTCACGTGTTTCCATTTCAAGAGACCTATCCCATGCATATCCGGTTGAGCTTGACGGCGGGCTTTGTTTTTATTCTTGCCGGCTGCGCCGGTACGCCGGAAGGCAAGCCAACGGACAAGCAGTGGCAACCCACCACCTTGTCGGATCGGACGATCAAGCAGGCTCGGCAATCAAGCCGCGACTATTTCGGTTGTATTCAAGACCAGTTGGCCCATTACCGCTATCGAGGCGGCGACTCCCGCTACGAGACCGAGGCGCTGCTCAAGCCTTGCGAAAAGCGCTTGGAACCGATTCGAACCGCCTTCGCCGAAGAAGGCGTGGATCCGCGCATCACCCGACGCTATCTCAAGCGCAAACGCACCCAAGCGGCCCGTCATGTGCTGCGCTTGATTATGGCGATGGAGGCCCAATATAAAACCAACGGGGATGGGCATGAGTCAGCTCAAGCCGGAGGATGATACAATCGGCCTATTTCCATCGCCCTGTGACGATAACAACGATGAATTGAAGAGGAATCATGAACATTGATCTATCCAGGC from Methylohalobius crimeensis 10Ki harbors:
- a CDS encoding EAL domain-containing protein gives rise to the protein MDLLIRFPLRLWLPLVIFLSLAGTLTVSVWSTQHYRHRHLYREAHQDISAQALHLASEAERMMRTTPRLMAHKPSQLYTDPQVAVVAVLDPDGRVLFAHRKEWQGLFLTELLSHFDASRLEKTVAGALPNVVERRDRARLSILHPYPFPVSEGQLRSLKQGAVYLEYDLSPAVANIGVQVLTESAPIAAAILIVSIALAWILHQQITRPLESLRQATRELGRGNLNIPIHVTGAPEFTELAQSFQGMASELESAMRNLISSREHLATTLHSIGDALIATDLEGRITLMNPIAETLTGWSFAEAEGQSVDRIFRIENTQTGCPAPIPVEQVIRTGEAMGLANHTALIARDGKRYHIADSAAPIRDDRGQLTGVVMVFRDVTEAYRLREALAESELHYRTLADSGQALIWASGPDKRCTYFNRPWLAFTGRRLEEELGDGWTQGVHPDDLADCLATYEQAFDRRKPFSMVYRLCRHDGTYRWIIDEAQPRYTSKGRFLGYIGHCLDITDLRQAQTEIEHRRAELEAILAALPDLFFLLDGEGRFLDFRAQNPSDLYLPPENFMGRRVSEVMPPQVSRDFQKALDKLRRSEQTVTQELELPFPQGKRWFEAHINQVANSDELVVLVRDISSRKNAEKEIHRLAYYDALTGLPNRHLLMEYLHHSLAGAQRSGHIGALLFIDLDQFKRVNDARGHQVGDRVLKQVGARLTRFLREGDMVARLGGDEFVVLLTDLADEREAAAHLARSVAQKVRITLQPPFNVDGVDYHIGASIGITVFPKENENCDDLLREADTAMYQAKEAGRGGVLYFEPNMQREVRERLALEQDLHRAVDADELVLFLQPQVDRNMRLKGAEVLLRWRHPERGLVSPITFIPIAEESGLIQNLGDWVFGETARLLKHFDDTGHPLRLAVNVSPRQFRAPNFVDRLRSTLLHSGADPNHLVLEVTENLVIEDIHDTIAKMEELRTLGIHFAIDDFGTGYSSLAYLKRLPLKELKIDRTFTQDLPDDLNDAALVETILSVARHLNLEVVAEGVETRIQRDFLEERGCIYFQGYLFDRPLPWEEFIAKWRI